The proteins below are encoded in one region of Populus alba chromosome 2, ASM523922v2, whole genome shotgun sequence:
- the LOC118035763 gene encoding uncharacterized protein isoform X1 yields the protein MADLYGPARSPATEPEEISTFLQQFLGNNSSSSSSKFIHHALSTPVETGSAAMELLDCHLFGRSETECGAGAGNSGVNLSDPGGYYVKEGVDNAVSSGISRRRGVSVEDDLGDFSCDSEKGAEAAEVQANAVRPRSSSKRTRAAEVHNLSEKRRRSRINEKMKALQNLIPNSNKTDKASMLDEAIEYLKQLQLQVQMLTMRNGLSLQPMCLPGALQPMQPPLSGMSFDEGNGLLTTNTLTGIFSANEESSVQTALNLPSQCTVSNQPIAIPSGTNITSSETNVGFESLIHANHAPLNPCASSKEICREGTPQAQIEMNQTVKTSPSGVS from the exons atggCGGATCTGTACGGACCGGCACGGTCACCGGCCACTGAGCCAGAAGAGATCTCCACTTTCCTCCAACAGTTCCTCGGCAACaactcttcctcctcctcttctaaATTCATCCATCACGCTCTCTCTACGCCGGTGGAGACTGGCTCCGCCGCCATGGAATTGTTGGATTGCCACCTGTTTGGACGGTCGGAGACGGAGTGCGGAGCCGGTGCTGGAAACTCCGGTGTCAATCTCTCTGATCCCGGTGGTTATTATGTTAAAGAAGGCGTGGATAATGCGGTCTCTTCAGGTATTTCAAGGAGAAGGGGAGTCTCCGTGGAGGATGATCTAGGTGATTTTAGCTGCGATAGCGAG AAGGGGGCGGAGGCGGCTGAGGTGCAAGCTAATGCAGTGCGGCCGCGAAGTTCATCGAAGAGGACTAGAGCTGCGGAGGTTCATAATTTATCTGAAAAG AGGAGGAGGAGTAGGATCAATGAGAAAATGAAAGCCTTACAGAATTTAATTCCTAATTCTAACAAG acGGATAAGGCTTCGATGCTGGATGAGGCCATTGAATACTTGAAGCAGCTTCAGCTTCAAGTGCAG ATGTTAACAATGAGAAATGGATTGAGTTTGCAACCGATGTGCTTACCAGGAGCACTACAGCCAATGCAGCCGCCCTTGTCAGGAATGAGCTTTGATGAAGGAAATGGGTTGTTAACTACAAACACATTAACAGGCATATTTTCTGCAAATGAAGAAAGCTCAGTGCAAACTGCTCTTAATCTTCCAAGCCAGTGCACGGTCTCAAATCAACCAATTGCTATTCCTTCAGGGACAAACATTACCTCATCAGAAACTAACGTTGGTTTTGAATCACTGATCCATGCCAACCATGCACCCCTCAATCCGTGCGCGTCTTCAAAG GAAATATGCAGGGAAGGAACACCACAGGCACAAATAGAGATGAATCAAACTGTGAAGACTTCTCCATCCGGTGTGTCCTAG
- the LOC118035763 gene encoding transcription factor PIF5 isoform X2: MADLYGPARSPATEPEEISTFLQQFLGNNSSSSSSKFIHHALSTPVETGSAAMELLDCHLFGRSETECGAGAGNSGVNLSDPGGYYVKEGVDNAVSSGISRRRGVSVEDDLGDFSCDSEGAEAAEVQANAVRPRSSSKRTRAAEVHNLSEKRRRSRINEKMKALQNLIPNSNKTDKASMLDEAIEYLKQLQLQVQMLTMRNGLSLQPMCLPGALQPMQPPLSGMSFDEGNGLLTTNTLTGIFSANEESSVQTALNLPSQCTVSNQPIAIPSGTNITSSETNVGFESLIHANHAPLNPCASSKEICREGTPQAQIEMNQTVKTSPSGVS, from the exons atggCGGATCTGTACGGACCGGCACGGTCACCGGCCACTGAGCCAGAAGAGATCTCCACTTTCCTCCAACAGTTCCTCGGCAACaactcttcctcctcctcttctaaATTCATCCATCACGCTCTCTCTACGCCGGTGGAGACTGGCTCCGCCGCCATGGAATTGTTGGATTGCCACCTGTTTGGACGGTCGGAGACGGAGTGCGGAGCCGGTGCTGGAAACTCCGGTGTCAATCTCTCTGATCCCGGTGGTTATTATGTTAAAGAAGGCGTGGATAATGCGGTCTCTTCAGGTATTTCAAGGAGAAGGGGAGTCTCCGTGGAGGATGATCTAGGTGATTTTAGCTGCGATAGCGAG GGGGCGGAGGCGGCTGAGGTGCAAGCTAATGCAGTGCGGCCGCGAAGTTCATCGAAGAGGACTAGAGCTGCGGAGGTTCATAATTTATCTGAAAAG AGGAGGAGGAGTAGGATCAATGAGAAAATGAAAGCCTTACAGAATTTAATTCCTAATTCTAACAAG acGGATAAGGCTTCGATGCTGGATGAGGCCATTGAATACTTGAAGCAGCTTCAGCTTCAAGTGCAG ATGTTAACAATGAGAAATGGATTGAGTTTGCAACCGATGTGCTTACCAGGAGCACTACAGCCAATGCAGCCGCCCTTGTCAGGAATGAGCTTTGATGAAGGAAATGGGTTGTTAACTACAAACACATTAACAGGCATATTTTCTGCAAATGAAGAAAGCTCAGTGCAAACTGCTCTTAATCTTCCAAGCCAGTGCACGGTCTCAAATCAACCAATTGCTATTCCTTCAGGGACAAACATTACCTCATCAGAAACTAACGTTGGTTTTGAATCACTGATCCATGCCAACCATGCACCCCTCAATCCGTGCGCGTCTTCAAAG GAAATATGCAGGGAAGGAACACCACAGGCACAAATAGAGATGAATCAAACTGTGAAGACTTCTCCATCCGGTGTGTCCTAG